In Denitratisoma sp. DHT3, one DNA window encodes the following:
- the gstA gene encoding glutathione transferase GstA, translating to MKLYYAPGACSQAAHIVAREGGLTLQLVKVALGKSVTEQGADYKEISPLGFVPLLQFDDGRTLGECSAVVQYLADQAPQAGLLAPAGSFERNKTQEWLSFIATEIHKSFSPLFNPRLDAAAREQVLKTLTSRLNHAASQLEKQDYLVGNRFSVADAYLFVTLGWTQYTKVDLAAWPALTAFVQRVAARPAVQATLKAEGLI from the coding sequence ATGAAACTCTATTACGCCCCCGGCGCCTGCTCCCAGGCCGCCCACATCGTCGCCCGGGAAGGCGGCCTGACGCTCCAGTTGGTCAAGGTCGCCCTGGGCAAATCGGTCACCGAGCAGGGCGCGGACTACAAGGAGATCAGCCCCCTGGGCTTCGTGCCCCTGCTGCAGTTCGACGACGGCCGCACCCTGGGCGAATGCTCCGCCGTGGTCCAATACCTGGCCGACCAGGCGCCGCAAGCGGGCCTCTTGGCGCCGGCGGGCAGCTTCGAGCGCAACAAGACCCAGGAATGGCTGAGCTTCATCGCCACCGAAATCCACAAGAGCTTTTCGCCCCTGTTCAATCCACGGCTCGACGCCGCCGCCCGTGAGCAGGTCCTCAAGACGCTGACCAGCCGGCTGAACCATGCCGCCAGCCAACTGGAAAAGCAGGACTACCTGGTGGGCAACCGCTTCAGCGTCGCCGACGCCTACCTGTTCGTCACCCTGGGCTGGACGCAGTACACGAAGGTCGATCTCGCCGCCTGGCCGGCCCTGACGGCCTTCGTGCAGCGGGTGGCCGCCCGCCCGGCCGTCCAGGCCACCCTCAAGGCGGAAGGGCTGATCTGA
- the mltB gene encoding lytic murein transglycosylase B has translation MKFPSLLLCLLAVCLPPPAAGASAVDYAQREDVRDFIGDLSRRHGFASEELAHLFHQARPLPAVLKAIQPPKDPGIRSWQAYHDRFVEPRRIAAGVKFWALHRDPLLRVETLYGVPAEIVVAIIGVETIYGRHMGRFETFSALTNLAFDYPPRAGLFRRELEALLLLAREEGRSPLSYHGSYAGALGMPQFLPSSQRQWAVDFDGNGRVDLASSVDAIGSVGRFLAEHGWQRGGPILAAAAVSGERVEELLEEGIAPRRLPREMADYGVATEDAPEAPAALIDYVTPGAQTEYRLGYQNFYVITRYNRSSFYASAVADLAAALRQRMRQESGLAALGSAHDGAASNGSEQGVAPQAVPR, from the coding sequence ATGAAGTTTCCGTCCCTCCTGTTATGCCTCCTGGCGGTCTGTCTGCCGCCCCCGGCCGCCGGCGCCAGCGCCGTCGACTACGCCCAGCGGGAGGACGTGCGCGACTTCATCGGCGACCTTTCGCGGCGCCACGGCTTCGCCAGTGAGGAACTCGCCCACCTGTTCCACCAGGCCCGGCCCCTGCCGGCCGTGCTGAAGGCGATCCAGCCCCCCAAGGACCCGGGCATCCGCTCCTGGCAGGCGTACCACGACCGCTTCGTCGAGCCCCGCCGCATCGCCGCCGGGGTCAAGTTCTGGGCCCTGCACAGGGACCCGCTGCTGCGGGTGGAGACGCTCTACGGCGTGCCGGCGGAGATCGTCGTCGCCATCATCGGCGTGGAAACCATCTACGGCCGCCACATGGGCCGTTTCGAGACCTTCTCGGCCCTGACCAACCTGGCGTTCGACTACCCGCCCCGCGCCGGACTGTTCCGCCGCGAGCTGGAGGCCTTGCTGCTGCTGGCCCGGGAGGAGGGGCGTTCTCCGCTCTCCTATCACGGCTCCTACGCCGGCGCCCTGGGCATGCCCCAGTTCCTGCCCAGCAGCCAGCGCCAGTGGGCGGTGGATTTCGACGGCAACGGCCGGGTGGATCTGGCCAGCAGCGTCGACGCGATCGGCAGCGTCGGCCGCTTTCTGGCCGAGCATGGCTGGCAGCGGGGCGGCCCGATCCTGGCGGCCGCCGCCGTGAGCGGAGAACGAGTGGAGGAATTGCTTGAGGAAGGCATCGCGCCCAGGCGCCTGCCGCGGGAAATGGCCGACTACGGCGTGGCGACGGAAGACGCGCCCGAAGCCCCGGCGGCCCTGATCGACTACGTCACCCCCGGCGCCCAGACGGAATACCGCCTGGGCTACCAGAATTTCTACGTGATCACCCGCTACAACCGCAGCAGTTTCTACGCCTCGGCCGTGGCCGACCTGGCGGCGGCCCTGCGCCAGCGCATGCGGCAGGAATCCGGCCTGGCCGCGCTCGGCTCCGCGCACGACGGCGCGGCGTCGAACGGCTCAGAGCAGGGCGTCGCGCCCCAGGCCGTCCCGCGTTAG
- the rpoS gene encoding RNA polymerase sigma factor RpoS, whose translation MSDESFARDEEIEASSEGEEETTATEGAELDFLDDITQLYLNEIGTHALLKANEERALARAVQAGDFAARQRMIESNLRLVVSIARHYQNRGLPFDDLIEEGNLGLIHALEKFDPERGFRFSTYATWWIRQNIERAIMNQSRTIRLPVHVVKELNQVLRTLRQLDTQDGSVHHGPEDVAIVLGKPVHEVRQILTLPERTASLDAPLEIDPDLTIGDAVADDNEIGPELTLAQVEVEGLMEGWIEELSERQRLVIERRYGLNGQELETLENIASAMGVTRERVRQIQMEALQSLRRRLTRDGLGRDALL comes from the coding sequence GTGAGCGACGAATCGTTTGCCAGGGATGAGGAGATCGAGGCTTCCTCCGAAGGTGAAGAGGAAACCACGGCAACGGAAGGGGCGGAGCTTGATTTCCTCGATGACATCACACAGCTCTATCTCAATGAGATCGGCACCCATGCCCTGCTGAAGGCCAACGAGGAGCGTGCCTTGGCGCGGGCGGTGCAGGCGGGGGATTTCGCCGCGCGCCAGCGCATGATCGAGTCCAATCTGCGCCTGGTGGTCAGCATCGCCCGGCATTACCAGAACCGGGGCCTGCCCTTCGACGACCTGATCGAGGAAGGCAATCTGGGCCTGATCCATGCGCTGGAGAAGTTCGACCCGGAGCGGGGCTTCCGCTTTTCCACCTATGCCACCTGGTGGATCCGGCAGAACATCGAGCGGGCGATCATGAACCAGTCGCGCACCATCCGTCTGCCGGTCCATGTGGTGAAGGAACTCAACCAGGTGCTGCGCACCCTGCGGCAACTGGATACCCAGGACGGTTCCGTGCATCACGGTCCGGAGGACGTGGCGATCGTGCTCGGCAAGCCGGTGCATGAGGTGCGTCAGATCCTGACCCTGCCGGAGCGCACCGCTTCCCTGGATGCGCCGCTGGAGATCGATCCGGATCTGACCATCGGCGATGCGGTTGCCGACGACAACGAGATCGGACCGGAACTGACGTTGGCCCAGGTGGAGGTGGAAGGGCTGATGGAAGGCTGGATCGAGGAGCTGTCGGAACGGCAGCGCCTGGTCATCGAGCGCCGCTACGGCCTGAACGGGCAGGAACTGGAAACCCTGGAAAACATCGCCAGCGCCATGGGCGTGACCCGCGAACGGGTGCGCCAGATCCAGATGGAAGCCTTGCAGAGCCTGCGCCGGCGGCTAACGCGGGACGGCCTGGGGCGCGACGCCCTGCTCTGA
- the htpG gene encoding molecular chaperone HtpG, which yields MSVDAANRETLGFQTEVKQLLHLMIHSLYSNREIFLRELISNASDACDKLRFEALHNGALFESDPDLKIRIAFDAQARTLTVSDNGIGMSRDEVIANLGTIAKSGTREFFGRLTGDQQKDAHLIGQFGVGFYSSFIVADKVTVLTRRAGEQSGQGVRWESEGAGEFSVEMVDKPSRGTEITLHLREGQDDLLSGWMLRSIIRKYSDHIVQPIVMKQESWDEEKKAQVVTDEDETVNKASALWTRAKSDIAEDEYREFYKHVGHDFDDPLAWVHARVEGRQEYTQLLYVPGRAPFDLWDRNARHGIKLYVRRVFIMDDAEQLLPNYLRFVRGVVDSADLPLNVSREILQESKDIEAIRSGCTKKVLGLLEDLAGSEDDEGKAKYARFWGEFGRVLKEGVGEDFANKAKVAGLLRFASTRADTPEETVALADYVARMKAGQDKIYYVAADSFNAAKNSPHLEIFRKKGIEVLLLSDRVDEWVVGNLHEFEGKALASVAKGGLDLGELADEAEKQEQESAAGEFKNLVERIKTALGERIKDVRVTHRLTDSPACLVADEHDMSANLARLLKAAGQSAPDVKPILEINPRHPVVLRLRHEEDRFDAWATVLFEQALLAEGGQLDDPATFVRRINDLMLALTQGDA from the coding sequence ATGTCCGTCGATGCCGCCAATCGGGAAACCCTGGGTTTTCAAACCGAGGTGAAGCAGCTGCTGCACCTGATGATCCATTCCCTGTATTCCAACCGCGAAATCTTCCTGCGCGAACTGATCTCCAACGCTTCCGACGCCTGCGACAAGCTGCGTTTCGAGGCCCTGCACAACGGTGCGCTGTTCGAGTCCGATCCCGACCTCAAGATCCGCATCGCCTTCGACGCGCAAGCCCGTACCCTGACCGTCAGCGACAACGGCATCGGCATGAGCCGGGACGAGGTGATCGCCAACCTGGGCACCATCGCCAAGTCCGGCACCCGCGAGTTCTTCGGCCGGCTGACCGGCGACCAGCAGAAGGATGCCCATCTGATCGGCCAGTTCGGCGTCGGCTTCTATTCTTCCTTCATCGTCGCCGACAAGGTGACGGTGCTCACCCGCCGCGCCGGCGAGCAGTCCGGCCAGGGCGTGCGCTGGGAGTCGGAAGGCGCCGGCGAGTTCAGCGTGGAGATGGTGGACAAGCCCAGCCGCGGCACCGAGATCACCCTGCATCTGCGCGAAGGCCAGGACGACCTGCTCTCGGGATGGATGCTGCGCTCCATCATCCGCAAGTATTCCGACCACATCGTCCAGCCCATCGTGATGAAGCAGGAGTCCTGGGACGAGGAGAAGAAGGCCCAGGTCGTCACCGACGAGGACGAGACGGTCAATAAGGCCTCCGCCCTGTGGACCCGCGCCAAGAGCGACATCGCCGAGGACGAATACAGGGAGTTCTACAAGCACGTCGGCCATGACTTCGACGACCCGCTGGCCTGGGTCCATGCCCGCGTCGAGGGGCGCCAGGAATACACCCAGCTGCTCTACGTGCCGGGCCGCGCGCCGTTCGACCTGTGGGACCGCAACGCGCGCCACGGCATCAAGCTCTACGTGCGCCGCGTGTTCATCATGGACGACGCGGAGCAGCTGCTGCCCAACTACCTGCGCTTCGTGCGCGGGGTGGTGGATTCGGCCGACCTGCCGCTCAACGTGTCGCGCGAGATCCTGCAGGAATCGAAGGACATCGAGGCCATTCGCAGCGGCTGCACCAAGAAGGTGCTCGGTCTGCTGGAGGACCTGGCCGGCAGCGAGGATGACGAAGGCAAGGCGAAGTACGCGCGGTTCTGGGGCGAGTTCGGCCGCGTGCTGAAGGAAGGGGTCGGCGAGGATTTCGCCAACAAGGCGAAAGTCGCCGGCCTGCTGCGCTTCGCGTCGACCCGCGCCGACACGCCGGAGGAGACCGTCGCCCTGGCCGATTACGTGGCGCGGATGAAGGCGGGGCAGGACAAGATCTATTACGTCGCCGCCGACAGCTTCAATGCGGCGAAGAACAGCCCCCACCTGGAAATCTTCCGCAAGAAGGGTATCGAGGTGCTGCTGCTCTCCGACCGGGTGGACGAGTGGGTGGTGGGTAACTTGCACGAGTTCGAGGGCAAGGCGCTGGCCTCGGTGGCCAAGGGCGGCCTGGACCTGGGCGAACTGGCCGACGAGGCCGAGAAGCAGGAGCAGGAGTCCGCCGCGGGCGAATTCAAGAACCTGGTGGAGAGGATCAAGACCGCGCTCGGAGAGCGGATCAAGGATGTGCGGGTGACCCATCGTCTGACCGATTCCCCCGCCTGCCTGGTGGCCGACGAGCACGACATGTCGGCCAACCTGGCCCGCTTGCTGAAGGCGGCGGGGCAGTCGGCGCCGGACGTGAAGCCGATCCTGGAGATCAACCCCAGGCATCCGGTGGTGCTGCGCCTCAGGCACGAGGAAGACCGGTTCGACGCGTGGGCCACGGTACTGTTCGAACAGGCGCTGTTGGCCGAGGGCGGGCAGCTCGACGATCCGGCCACCTTCGTCAGGCGGATCAACGATCTGATGCTGGCGCTGACCCAGGGCGACGCCTGA
- a CDS encoding protein-L-isoaspartate(D-aspartate) O-methyltransferase, giving the protein MAAGMNTLQGIGMTSQRTRTRMIERLREQGIRDERVLAAIAAVPRHIFVEPALAHRAYEDTALPLILGQTISQPYVVARMIELLLAGREGLGKTLEVGAGCGYQAAVLAMLSKNVYAVERIAPLLSRARENLRQLRLPQVRLKHADGNLGLAEAAPYDTIIVAAAAAGVPQALRDQLAPGGRMILPVGGGHEQVLLLVERGPEGFKETRFDAVRFVPLLPGVE; this is encoded by the coding sequence ATGGCTGCTGGCATGAATACCCTGCAGGGCATCGGCATGACCTCGCAGCGCACCCGGACGCGCATGATCGAGCGCCTGCGGGAGCAGGGCATCCGCGACGAACGGGTGCTGGCGGCCATCGCCGCCGTGCCGCGACACATTTTCGTCGAGCCGGCGCTGGCGCACCGGGCCTACGAGGACACGGCGCTGCCCCTGATCCTGGGCCAGACCATCTCGCAGCCCTACGTGGTCGCGCGGATGATCGAGTTGCTGCTGGCCGGCCGCGAGGGGCTGGGCAAGACCCTGGAGGTGGGCGCCGGCTGCGGTTACCAGGCGGCGGTGCTGGCGATGTTGTCGAAGAACGTGTATGCGGTGGAGCGCATCGCGCCGTTGCTGAGCCGCGCCCGGGAGAATCTGCGCCAATTGCGTCTCCCGCAAGTGAGACTTAAGCACGCTGACGGCAATCTGGGGCTTGCGGAGGCGGCACCTTACGATACGATCATCGTCGCGGCGGCCGCGGCCGGGGTGCCGCAGGCGTTGCGGGACCAGCTGGCGCCGGGCGGGCGCATGATCCTGCCCGTGGGCGGCGGCCATGAACAGGTTCTGCTGCTGGTCGAGCGTGGTCCCGAGGGATTCAAGGAAACGCGTTTTGACGCGGTGCGTTTCGTGCCGCTGTTGCCGGGGGTTGAATGA
- the surE gene encoding 5'/3'-nucleotidase SurE produces MRILLSNDDGYFAPGIMVLERAVADLATVTVVAPERDRSGASNSLTLDRPLSLRRAPSGFHFVNGTPTDCVHLAVTGMLEDKPDMVLSGINLGANMGDDTIYSGTVAAATEGYLLGVPSIAVSLVGKHGEHFATAAKVARDLVQRFQRRPFSGPVLLNVNVPDIPLTELKGLRVTRLGRRHKAEPVVRQLSPRGETVYWVGPAGEAADAGEGTDFHAVAEGYASVTPLQIDLTHTAQIGAAQEWLLA; encoded by the coding sequence ATGCGCATTCTGCTCAGCAACGACGACGGATATTTTGCTCCGGGCATCATGGTCCTGGAGCGGGCGGTCGCCGACCTGGCCACGGTGACGGTGGTGGCGCCGGAGCGCGACCGCAGCGGCGCCAGCAATTCCCTGACGCTCGATCGTCCGCTTTCGCTGCGCCGCGCGCCCAGCGGATTCCACTTCGTCAATGGCACGCCGACCGACTGCGTGCATCTGGCGGTGACCGGCATGCTGGAGGACAAGCCCGACATGGTGCTCTCCGGCATCAACCTGGGCGCCAACATGGGCGACGACACCATCTACTCGGGCACCGTGGCGGCGGCCACCGAAGGCTACCTGCTGGGCGTGCCGTCGATCGCCGTATCCCTGGTGGGCAAGCACGGCGAGCATTTCGCGACGGCGGCCAAGGTCGCCCGGGATCTGGTGCAGCGGTTCCAGCGCCGGCCCTTCAGCGGCCCCGTGCTGTTGAACGTGAATGTGCCGGACATTCCCCTGACCGAACTGAAAGGACTGCGGGTCACCCGCCTCGGCCGGCGCCACAAGGCCGAGCCGGTGGTCAGGCAGTTGAGTCCGCGCGGCGAGACCGTGTATTGGGTGGGCCCGGCCGGCGAGGCCGCCGATGCCGGGGAAGGCACCGATTTCCACGCGGTGGCCGAGGGCTACGCCTCGGTGACGCCCCTGCAGATCGATCTGACCCACACGGCCCAGATCGGCGCTGCCCAGGAATGGCTGCTGGCATGA
- a CDS encoding DUF748 domain-containing protein, whose translation MSTPTPNVPRSSPLSAVGGRLRLLCWLALGAVCLALLFGVLGYFWLPGFAKSRLESALGAALHRPVSIERLTVSPYALAATVEGFKAGDVLSVDRLYLDLSAASLLRGVPVVSALRVERPKLHLVRESGWRLNVSDLLDVWLAEKKEERPTPEFAIHDIAVEGGEIELVDKVAGRTQRLSDVELTVPFITSVASRREVFVEPRFSARVNGAALSIGGRLRPFGAARDGTLAVALTDLDLMPLLAYAPPSPALLRAARLGARLELDLQAPAGKAPALSVAGDVSLKDVRADLLGGRLRVRAAQLSADGVRADLARRRVELKALRLVPAQGTALALRQVGQGGQEGPEGRTADFLHLESLGLTDIAVDLGARRITVADGKLSAPDLTLRRTREGRLDLMALAAGGGAGGAEGKAAREPAAAETAAAPWSWSLAHFSVNGGNVTYGDDNLPKVKPFTLAGLAVDVGRLASGEAAPVPLKASASVSGKGRLALAGSVNLKGEADLALDARQVDLVALQGWAADRFNALLTRGELSFKGSAKYQGGRAAVDGELALGNVNVLDRVNAEDLLRWKRLRLTRLSLATAPLSLRVGEVALNDFSAKVLLNERGQLNLKGIARSDPELVDLSAAEPGDAEHVEHVEHVEHADGALVQGVPAPVAPMADAVAQAAPAVPVVPAVREPGPDVRIGRVTITDGRVRFTDRFIRPNYSVRLTDLNGSVEALAAGTLSPLELQGSIDGTAPLKIKGRIDPLSSPPNLEIQASARGIDMPGFSAYSGRYVGYAIEKGKLSMDVQYKVEHGQLTAENQLFLDQLTFGDKVESKDALSIPVNLAVALLKNSRGEIDIHLPISGSLNDPKFSIGGIVVKALLNLVVKAVTSPFALLGSLFGGGEDLSNAVFPPGLAVPTPEVETRLRALAKAMAERPALTLEVTGRADPEQDKAGIKRATLDRKLRARKLAEQVRKAEKGGRLHEVTLSAAEYPLYLEKVYADEKIPDKPRNVVGLAKSLPPAEMEARLLAFYPAGDAELRALAEQRGRRTQAWLLETGKVPAERVFLLAPKVEAAKGEAPGNRVDFSLR comes from the coding sequence ATGAGCACTCCCACTCCGAATGTTCCGCGTTCTTCTCCACTCTCCGCCGTCGGCGGGCGGTTGCGGTTGCTGTGCTGGCTGGCGCTGGGGGCGGTGTGCCTGGCGCTGCTGTTCGGCGTCCTGGGATATTTCTGGCTGCCGGGATTCGCCAAGTCCAGGCTGGAGTCGGCCCTGGGCGCCGCGCTGCATCGTCCGGTCAGCATCGAGCGGCTGACGGTGTCGCCCTATGCCCTGGCGGCGACCGTCGAAGGGTTCAAGGCGGGGGATGTGCTTTCGGTGGACAGGCTGTACCTGGATCTGTCCGCGGCGTCCCTGCTGCGCGGCGTTCCGGTCGTCAGCGCGCTGCGGGTGGAGCGGCCGAAGCTGCATCTGGTGCGGGAATCGGGCTGGCGCTTGAATGTCTCCGATCTGCTGGACGTCTGGCTGGCGGAGAAAAAGGAGGAGCGTCCAACGCCCGAGTTCGCCATCCATGACATCGCCGTCGAGGGCGGCGAGATCGAGCTGGTGGACAAGGTGGCCGGGCGTACCCAGCGCCTGAGCGACGTCGAACTCACGGTGCCCTTCATCACCAGCGTGGCTTCACGCCGCGAGGTGTTCGTCGAGCCCCGTTTCAGCGCCCGCGTCAATGGCGCCGCGCTGAGCATCGGCGGCAGGCTGCGGCCTTTCGGCGCGGCGCGGGACGGAACCCTGGCGGTGGCGCTGACGGATCTCGATCTGATGCCGCTGCTCGCCTATGCGCCGCCGTCTCCGGCGCTGCTTCGCGCCGCCCGGCTGGGCGCCCGGCTGGAGCTCGACCTCCAGGCGCCGGCGGGCAAGGCGCCGGCGCTGAGCGTGGCGGGCGACGTCTCTCTGAAGGATGTGCGGGCCGACCTGCTCGGCGGGCGCCTGCGGGTGCGGGCCGCGCAATTGTCGGCGGATGGCGTTCGGGCCGATCTCGCCAGGCGCCGCGTCGAGCTGAAGGCGTTGCGCCTGGTCCCCGCCCAGGGAACGGCCCTGGCGCTGCGCCAGGTCGGGCAGGGCGGGCAAGAAGGGCCGGAGGGGCGCACGGCCGACTTCCTGCACCTGGAATCGCTGGGCCTGACGGATATCGCCGTAGACCTGGGCGCGCGCCGGATCACGGTCGCCGACGGAAAGTTGTCGGCGCCGGATCTGACCCTGCGGCGCACCCGCGAGGGGCGGCTGGATCTGATGGCGCTGGCCGCCGGCGGTGGGGCGGGTGGGGCTGAGGGCAAGGCGGCGCGGGAACCGGCGGCCGCCGAGACTGCGGCTGCGCCCTGGTCCTGGTCGCTGGCGCATTTCTCCGTCAACGGCGGGAACGTGACCTATGGCGACGACAATCTGCCCAAGGTGAAGCCCTTCACCCTGGCCGGCCTGGCCGTCGATGTGGGGCGGCTGGCGAGCGGGGAGGCGGCGCCGGTTCCGCTCAAGGCCTCGGCCTCGGTCAGCGGCAAGGGGCGCCTGGCGCTGGCCGGCAGCGTCAATCTCAAGGGCGAGGCGGATCTGGCGCTGGATGCGCGCCAGGTGGATCTGGTGGCGCTGCAAGGTTGGGCGGCCGATCGCTTCAATGCGCTGCTGACCCGGGGCGAGCTCAGTTTCAAGGGAAGCGCGAAGTACCAGGGCGGACGGGCCGCGGTCGATGGTGAACTGGCGCTGGGCAACGTGAATGTGCTGGATCGGGTGAATGCCGAGGATCTGCTGCGCTGGAAGCGTCTGCGCCTGACGCGTCTGTCCCTGGCCACCGCGCCGCTGTCGCTGCGGGTCGGGGAGGTGGCGCTGAACGACTTTTCCGCCAAGGTGCTGCTCAACGAGCGGGGCCAATTGAATCTGAAGGGCATTGCCCGGTCCGATCCCGAGCTTGTCGATCTGTCCGCGGCCGAGCCGGGTGATGCCGAGCATGTCGAGCATGTCGAGCATGTCGAGCATGCCGATGGGGCGCTGGTCCAGGGTGTTCCGGCGCCGGTCGCTCCGATGGCGGACGCCGTCGCCCAGGCCGCGCCGGCCGTACCTGTCGTACCGGCCGTACGTGAGCCCGGTCCGGACGTCCGCATCGGCCGCGTAACGATCACCGACGGCAGGGTGAGGTTTACCGACCGCTTCATCCGCCCGAACTATTCAGTCCGCCTGACCGATCTGAACGGCTCCGTGGAGGCGCTCGCCGCGGGCACGCTGAGTCCCCTGGAATTGCAGGGCAGCATCGATGGGACGGCGCCGCTCAAGATCAAGGGGCGGATCGATCCGCTTTCCTCGCCGCCGAACCTGGAGATCCAGGCCAGCGCACGGGGGATCGACATGCCCGGTTTTTCCGCCTATTCCGGTCGTTATGTGGGTTACGCGATCGAAAAAGGCAAGCTTTCGATGGACGTGCAATACAAGGTGGAACATGGACAGTTGACGGCCGAGAACCAGCTTTTCCTCGACCAGCTCACATTCGGCGACAAGGTGGAAAGCAAGGACGCCCTGTCCATTCCGGTGAATCTGGCCGTCGCCCTGCTGAAGAATTCACGCGGCGAGATCGACATCCATCTGCCCATCAGCGGTTCCTTGAACGATCCCAAGTTCAGCATCGGCGGCATCGTGGTGAAGGCGCTGCTCAATCTGGTGGTGAAGGCCGTGACATCGCCATTCGCCCTGCTGGGTTCCCTGTTCGGCGGCGGCGAGGATCTGTCGAATGCGGTCTTCCCGCCGGGACTGGCCGTGCCGACGCCGGAAGTGGAGACCCGGCTGCGGGCGCTGGCCAAGGCGATGGCCGAGCGCCCGGCGCTGACCCTCGAAGTGACCGGCCGGGCCGATCCGGAGCAGGACAAGGCCGGGATCAAGCGCGCCACGCTGGACCGCAAGCTGCGCGCGCGCAAGTTGGCCGAGCAGGTGCGCAAGGCGGAAAAAGGCGGCCGCCTGCACGAAGTGACGCTTTCCGCCGCCGAATATCCGCTGTATCTGGAAAAGGTGTATGCGGACGAGAAGATTCCGGACAAGCCGCGCAACGTGGTCGGCCTGGCCAAGAGCCTGCCGCCGGCGGAAATGGAGGCCCGCCTGCTGGCGTTCTATCCGGCCGGGGACGCGGAGCTGCGCGCCCTGGCCGAGCAGCGCGGGCGGCGTACCCAGGCCTGGCTGCTGGAGACGGGCAAGGTGCCCGCCGAGCGGGTGTTCCTGCTGGCGCCCAAGGTCGAGGCGGCCAAGGGCGAGGCGCCGGGCAACCGGGTGGATTTTTCGTTGAGATAG
- the greB gene encoding transcription elongation factor GreB → MSKAFTRETDQDEDDGEVAAPALPPGTRNYMTRRGHRLLREEFEHLVKVERPNLVQVVSWAAGNGDRSENGDYIYGKKRLREIDRRLRFLTKRLDSAVVVDPAEQENVDQVFFGATVTICDEEGAEARYQIVGIDEADVGAGMISWISPLARALMKSREGDLVRFQSPQGWREIEILEILYR, encoded by the coding sequence ATGAGCAAGGCATTTACCCGGGAAACCGATCAGGACGAGGACGATGGCGAGGTCGCCGCGCCCGCCCTGCCGCCCGGCACCCGAAACTACATGACGCGGCGCGGCCATCGGTTGCTGCGCGAGGAGTTCGAGCATCTGGTGAAGGTGGAGCGGCCCAATCTGGTCCAGGTGGTGTCCTGGGCGGCGGGCAACGGCGATCGCTCGGAAAACGGCGACTACATCTACGGCAAGAAGCGGCTGCGGGAGATCGACCGCCGCCTGCGTTTCCTGACCAAGCGCCTGGACAGCGCGGTGGTGGTGGACCCGGCCGAACAGGAGAACGTCGATCAGGTGTTCTTCGGCGCCACGGTGACGATCTGCGACGAGGAGGGCGCGGAGGCCCGCTACCAGATCGTCGGCATCGACGAGGCCGACGTGGGCGCCGGCATGATCAGTTGGATCTCTCCGCTGGCGCGGGCCTTGATGAAGTCGCGGGAGGGGGACCTGGTGCGTTTCCAGAGCCCCCAGGGGTGGCGCGAGATCGAGATTCTGGAAATTCTCTACCGCTGA
- a CDS encoding peptidoglycan DD-metalloendopeptidase family protein, translating to MRVLLLCAATLGLAACSSHPPVPVETRGLSLAAAPAEVPAGHYVVKKGDTLYGIALDHGQSYRDLAAWNNLEDPNRILIGQQLRVTPPDNAGAGVEVRPVAAPPAVESRPVAAAAAVAVGDVLVREPKGGKQAYSEEALARLRQPEPMQTVPVASAPPAADKGAAQAPADGIGWAWPSSGKILAGFSEGSNKGVDLAGKPGDPVLAAGSGKVVYAGTGLRGYGKLVIVKHDATFLSAYAHNSQILVKEGQSVTRGQKIAEVGSTDADQPKLHFEIRRQGKPVDPTQYLPKR from the coding sequence ATGAGAGTTCTCCTGCTTTGCGCCGCCACCCTGGGGCTGGCCGCCTGTTCCAGCCACCCGCCGGTGCCGGTGGAAACCCGTGGCCTGTCGCTGGCCGCCGCGCCGGCCGAGGTGCCGGCGGGTCATTACGTGGTGAAAAAGGGCGATACCCTGTATGGCATCGCGCTCGACCATGGCCAGTCGTATCGCGATCTGGCGGCCTGGAACAATCTGGAGGATCCCAACCGCATCCTGATCGGCCAGCAGTTGCGGGTGACGCCCCCGGACAATGCCGGCGCCGGCGTCGAGGTGCGGCCGGTGGCGGCGCCGCCGGCCGTGGAATCCCGCCCGGTGGCCGCGGCGGCGGCGGTCGCGGTGGGCGATGTCCTGGTGCGGGAACCAAAAGGCGGAAAACAGGCCTATTCGGAAGAGGCGTTGGCGCGCCTGCGCCAGCCGGAGCCGATGCAGACCGTGCCGGTGGCCAGCGCGCCGCCGGCCGCCGACAAGGGCGCGGCGCAGGCGCCGGCCGATGGGATCGGCTGGGCCTGGCCGTCTTCGGGCAAGATACTGGCGGGTTTCAGCGAGGGCAGCAACAAGGGCGTGGACCTCGCCGGCAAGCCGGGGGATCCGGTGCTGGCGGCGGGCAGTGGCAAGGTGGTGTATGCGGGAACGGGGCTGCGCGGCTACGGCAAGCTGGTGATCGTCAAACACGACGCCACCTTCCTTTCGGCCTATGCCCACAACAGTCAAATACTGGTCAAGGAAGGGCAGAGTGTGACCCGGGGACAGAAAATCGCCGAGGTAGGCAGCACGGACGCCGACCAGCCCAAGCTGCATTTCGAAATCAGACGTCAAGGTAAACCGGTAGACCCCACCCAGTATTTACCCAAACGCTAG